The DNA region TCAGGGGCAGAGGTGCGGTCCATTGGTACCACGACCACGCCGCGCAGCAGGCATCCCCAAAAGACTGCGATCCACTCAGCGCAGTTCTCGCCCCAGAGAAGAACGTATTCGCCCTTGCCGATTTGCCGGGCTTCCAGTTCACGCGCAAATTGCGCCGCAACTTCTGCGACCTCGCGATAGCTCCAGCGGTAGCTGCGGTAGCCGCGGCGATGCATATAGGCGATGTCTGATCGGTTGAAGTTTTCCAGGTATTCGAGGATGGAGCGCCGCGGCATGAGGTACGACTATAGCTTGTTGTACATCATGAAGGTTGTTTCGGGGCACGACATTGCACGACATTCCGCCGTGTTGCTCAACTTCTCCACTTCAGCACCACCGGCTCGCTCAGAGGATGCTTCATGGGCTCGCCCACGCGCCGCGCATCCAGCAGCGCCTGCTTGAGCGCGAAGTACCACTTGGCCGGCCGGTCGGCATCGTCAATCAGCATGAGGTTCGGATTGTACTTCAGCCCTTCGGCCTGCTGCTCCATGGTGAGCTGGTCCTGCCGGATAAATTTTTTTCCGAAATACCGTCCAATGGGCAGCACCAGCGGCGTGGCCCAGCGGAAGATGTTCCATGCTGCGCGCACGTCAATGCGGCAATGCGTTGCAGTAATCGGGGTGACGCTGGTGAGCGTCGAAAACCATCCCTCGCCATAACGCACGCTTTCAACCCGCAGGTTAGGCAGAACAAAATCAATCGTGGTTACGGTCTGGTCGCCGGGCTTGGCGTTTACACCCGCCATGCGCATGAGTTTATAAGGCGCGCTGTTGGAAGAGGGCGCATGCGCGCTCATGCGGAAGCCGTTAGGAATGGGCTCAAAGTGCTTCTGCTTTTCATGGATGCTGTGCTTGCTGCGCCACCACCACGATTGATGCACAAAAGGCCCGTGGGCCGGGTCCATCAGTCCGATGATTCCGTGGTCCACCGAGCAGGGCAGATCGGCCGCCAGATGCGTAAGCACATATTTTTCGCTAAAAGTCGGCACGCGTGGAACTAGAGGTAGCTCAGGCGGCAACTGGGTTTGTCCTCCAGTGCCTGAGGTGACCGATTCGGGAAGATAGACCCAGAAGAAACCATCCTGCTCTTCGCAAGGGAAGGCGCTGGCATAGATGCGGTCAATCTTCAGTTTGGCATCGGTGGTGAGCGATGGAATCTCGCGGCACTGTCCGCTCTTGGCTTCAAAGCACCAGCCGTGATAGGAGCATTGCACCTGCTCTCCGTCGAAGTGGCCGTAACTGAGGGGAATGCCGCGATGCGGACAGGCATCGCGCATGGCAAAAGCTTCGCCCGTGCGCTTGCGTCCCAGGACGAGTGGAATTCCCAGCAGCATGGCGGTAGCCATCGCGTCTCCGCGTACCTGGTCGCTGCGCAGCGCGGGATACCAGAAGCCGTAGAGCCAATCAGTCCGGGCAGGAGTGGATTCGGTACTCATGCAGTTAATTAATATAGAGTACCAAGTTAAGAGTTGCGAATCCGCAATTCGACTACGCGGTAACGGTCTCGTGCGTAAGCGCCTGATATTCCTCGCTGGAATTCTGCGACAACAAAACCCAGATGGTGTAGATGCCCAGCGCAGTTCCGAACGGAAGGTTGATCAGCGAGATAAATCCCAGGACCAGCGTGAGCATCCGGGCCCACGGAGAACGCTGCAGCAGACCGATTCCCGCCGCAATACCGGCAACAGACTTGATCAGGCTGACGATAGCCAGCGCGCTTAACACCGGCTGCAATATTGCCTGAAGCCCCGCCGGTATGTACGGCCAATGCGTGGTCTGGGCAAGAATAGTATGCGTCACGGCCAGCAGGATTATGCTGCGCAACAAGTTGAAGGTGGAATAAACCAGCCATAGAATCGCCAGGATATGAATGTGCTTCCGCACCTTGCTGCGCTGACTGGGCGTAACTGCCACGCCCACAGTCTTGCCGCACTTGCTGCAAAATTTCTGCTCCGCATCCAGCTCGCTACCGCATGCATTGCAAAACATGAAGATGCCTCCAGTAAGGACCTTAACAATTCTATCTGTTGTTGGATACGTGATCGCTGCATCAACGGTTCCGTATTTCTAAGAGCTTCGCAGCCACGATGGCACAGTCTCTTCGCCCAATGTTCATGCTATTTCGGCTTTCACATTTGGGGCTAACGCGGTTCCTAATCCCTGGTTCTCGGAAACGCGGCGTTGTGAAAGCTGTGTGATTGCACATTTTCCAATGCACTTCATTCTCGCCTGTCAATACCCTCGGAGATTACCTTAGTAATCTACATTAAACACCTGAAAGCGTCCTATTAACTTACGGTTTCTTCCGGTTTTCTCCCCATTCACTTCCCTGATTCCGCCTGTTTGCTCGCATTGCTCTTGGCGGGTGGGCGTCCTATAATGCACATACTCTGGACGAATCTCTGTCAGGGTTTGGGTTAGGTGGGGGCTGCGCTCACTTTTGGCGGCAGCTTCAACGGCGAACTTAATGACAAAACACCGAACTGCAGTCCTGATGACCTTTACTTTTCTGCTGCTGGTGACGAGGCCAGCCACGGCCGCGGACGGGATAACACTCGTACGCGATGCCGGGGGCCGGGTTGTTTACGTCAACGACAGCAGTTCACCGACCAACACATTGAACGCTTCCACCAACGCGGCTTCAGGCAGCATCTCCATGGACGGGCGGCAGGTGAAGTATGTCTATTGGAGCAACACTCAGCACCGCTGGAAAGCAGTGCCTGCGCCCAGCCTGACCGGCAACCGGGCCCGTTCGGCGGCAGCCGAGGTTTTGGCTGCGACCGAGACGGCAACGGCTGCCAGTAAGAGCACTTCGGAAACGCAAGGGGAAACCCAGCCCGGCGAGACGCAACCTGGCTCCAGCGCCACATATCTAACTACAGAAAAGGTCAATGCGGCGATCGAGAAGGCGGCGGCCAAGCACAACGTGGATCCGAACCTGGTACGCGCGGTCATCAAGGTGGAATCGAATTTCAACCCGCATGCAGTCTCGCGCAAGGGCGCTATGGGATTGATGCAGATCATGCCGAACACAGCACGCTCGCTCAAGGTGAACAACCCCTTTGACCCCACGGAAAACATTGATGCCGGGGTAAGGCACCTGAAGCAGCTTCTGGACAACTTCGGCGGTGATGTGCGGCTCTCTCTGGCGGCTTATAACGCGGGCGAGACCGCGGTGCACTCGCACAAAGGCATTCCGCCCTTCCGTGAGACGCGCAATTACGTGCGCCAGATCACGGAGATGTACGGCAACGGCTTCAATTTCATGGGCGGGCCGACGCGGGCTCCAATTCGAGTCACGCATGATGCTGCAGGTCACATGGCCTTCAGCAACGTGGACTGAGTCACCGGAAGCGGAGCAATGCGGCCGGAAGGTGAACGTTAACGAATCCCAGAGGACTTGTCTGACTGGTTGCGCTCCAATTCGTCTTTATTCCTACCGTGGTTTTCAACGCGCCCTCTTGCTGTGTGCTGTCGCTGCGGCGCTGGTTCCCTGCGCCCAGGCCAAGCGGACTCTGACACAAAAGAAACAGTTGGCCCAGGCGCAGTTCGAAACTGCCCAGAAGATGCGTGAGGCGCTGAACGGGCAACCGGAAAGAGAGCGCACGCGGCGTGATTACAACCGCGTCACCGAGGCCTTTCGCAAGGTTTATTCGATTTGTCCTAACTTCCGCCAGGCCGATGAGAGCATTGTGGATACGGCCGAGCTGCTGGCCGAGACCGGACGCGCCTTTCATGATCCCCAGGCATCGCAGGATGCCATTGCGCAATATCAGTTCCTGATGCAGCAGTACCCGGGCAGCGCGCACAACACCGCCGCCATGTTCACCATCGGCAAGATTTATCAGGAAGACCTGGAGCAAAACGACAAGGCCAAGGCCTCCTTTGAAGAATTTCTGAAACATCACCCTATGCATCGGCTGAGCGATGATGCGCGGCAGGCGCTGGATGATATTGCGCATCCGCAATTGGCTGCCGCAAGGAACAAAAAGAAACCTCGCGAAGCCAAGAAGGAAGCAAAGGCTGAGCAAGAAGTCAGCGCCGAAGCAGCGCGGTCCCGCGAAACTCAGAATGCAAAGCTCAAGCCGGTTGAAGCCGAGTCGCATCCCGACGACAATTCACGTAAGGGTAAGTTGCCGCTGGTGACCGGAATACGGCACTGGTCCACGCCCGATTACACGCGAGTGGCCATTGATCTGGAAGATGAGGTCAAATACGAGGCCGGGCGCATTCCTTCGCCCGATCGCGTTTTCTTCGATCTGCAGGATACCAAGCTCGCGCCCGAGCTGACGGGCAAGTCTTTTGAAGTGGATGACGGCTTCCTGCGCAAGATCCGCGTAGCCCAGTATCAGCGCGGCGTAACCCGCGTGGTGCTGGAAGTTGATCCGGTGAGCGAGTACTCGGCGTTTCTGCTGCCTAATCCCTACCGGCTGATTATTGATATTCACGGTAAGCCGCAGTCGCAAGTTTTGACGGCAAAGAATACGGCTCCGGCCAAATGGACCGATGCCGGCGATGTAGAAACTTCCGCAGGAAAGACGGTTGCCAGCACAAAGCCGGCAGTCACTGCGACGCAGCAGCCGGCGCCGCCGGTCGCAAACAACACGGCAAAAAACAGCTCTGCACCCAAAACCGGAGAGCAAGAAACCAAAACTGCAGAGCAGACACCGATCACAGTAAAACCCACGGCCAAACCGGCTGTGACACCTCCGCCGGTTGTGCATACGCGGAATTCCAACATGATTGCGGCCCTGTTCCCGCCGACGAAACCGACGGTACAGCGACCACCCGCCCAACTGTCCGACCTCCCGCAGCCCGAGAAGAAGACGGCGGTGACGACGACAGAAAAGTCTGCCGGCAAAAATTCTGATGTTGCCAGCAACGATCCGGCGACTTCGCTCGCCATGGGTAAATCGGATGAGCCGGTGGTCAAGGCCACCAGCAAGCCCACGACTGCGCCTACTTTTGAAGAAGTTGTTCCGCGCGGTGAGCGCGATGGCGAAGCGACGCGCAGCTCCCAGAAAGAAGCCAGTGCAGATACAACACGATCCCACAAAATAGACGATGAAGAAGCAGCTCCGCTCAATGGGAAAGTAGAAGTGTCGCGAAGCTCTCACAAAAAAGGAAAAGAGGAGGACGATTCCGATATCGTCAGCCACGAGGCCCAGCCGTCCTCTGACGGGCAGCGGTCACTGATCCGCGCGCTCGGACTGAAGATCGGACGCATCGTGGTAGATGCCGGCCACGGCGGACATGACACCGGCACGGTCGGTCCGAATGGGCTGCAGGAAAAAGACCTGGTGCTCGACGTGGCGCTGCGCCTGGGCAAGCTTCTGCAGAAGAAGATGGGCGCCGAGGTGGTCTATACCCGCAGCGACGATACTTTCGTTCCCCTGGAAACGCGCACGGCCATCGCCAACCAGGAGCAGGCGGACCTGTTCATCTCGGTACATGCCAACTCCAGCCACGATCCCAGCGCGCGCGGCGTGGAAACCTATTACCTGAACTTCACCTCCTCGACCGATGCGCTCGAGGTCGCTGCCCGTGAAAACGCGGTCTCGGAAAAATCAATCCATGAGCTACAGGACCTGGTGAAGAAGATCGCCCTCAAGGAAAAGATCGAAGAGTCGCGGGAGTTTGCCTCGGATGTGCAGAACGCCATGTACACCGGACTTTCCACCAAGAGTTCGAAAATGCGCAACCGCGGCGTGAAAAAAGCTCCCTTCATTGTTCTCATCGGAGCGAATATGCCCTCGATTCTGGCAGAGATCTCGTTTGTCAGCAATCCCAACGACGAACGCAAGCTCCAGACCCCGGAGTATCGCCAGAAGATCGCCGAATCACTCTACCGCGGCGTTTCCAAATACGTCGGCGGATTGAGCGGGATCAAGCTGGCTCTGAATCGTGGTAACCAGGGCGAGTAGTAGCAGTCCTCAGTCCTCAGTTGTCAGTCCTCAGTAAAAGCAACGGCAAAGGCTTTTCGCCGCAGATGAACGCGGATCAACGCTGATTTTCGGAGGTTTGTGGGATCCCCCCACCCCCACTTGCTCGCAGGTCTTTGAAGGGCCCCGAATCGCGTCTGACCCGCGTCATTACTGGTGAAAATCTCTCCGGGGCGAGGGACTTGCTGAAGCAGTTCTCAGTTCCCGGTTCTCAGTTCTCAGCAAAAGCAACCGCAAAACCTTTCGCCGCAGATCAACGCTGATTGTCGGAGATTTGTGGGATCCCCCACCCCCACTTGCTGGCAGATGTTTTGAGTGCCCAAAACCGCGCCTGACCCGCGTCATTACTGGTGAAAATCTCTCCGGGGCGAGGGACTTGCTGAAGCATTTCTCAGTTCTCAGTTCCCGGTTCTCAGTTCTCAGCAAAAGCAACTGCAAAACCTTTCGCCGCTGATCAACGCTGATTGTCGGAGATTTGTGGGATCCCCCACCCCCACTTGCTAGCAGGTGTTTTGAGTGTCCAAAACCGTGTCTGACCCGCGTCATTGCTGGAGAAAAGCCATCCGAAGTGAGGGACTAGCTGCTAGTGCGGTAACAACTCTAGACTCGAGTCCTCAGTCCTCTGAATTGCGCATCTCTCGAATTTTCAAAGACCTAAATGGACTGTACAAGTCCCAGCATTCTTGAATGCTGCCTTTGTCCTTTTGCGGTTGTTTTTCACTGGCCACTGGTCGCAACCGCTTCTCCATGATGGCCTGCACTTTCTCAGGAAGCAAGGTTTTGGGGCCAGAGTGATATCACTTTCGTGTGAAGTGGCATCATTTCCGATGAAGGTCATGGCAGCGAGGGCCAGGGTTTTTTGCCGCACGCCAGCGCTTTCCCTTCAGAAAAGGAGTAATCTATGTATCGTAATTCCTGTTGTTCAAGCTGAGATGCGGGCAGCCGGTCGGAGGCGAGCAGTTTGCCGAGAGACCTAAAAATCGATCCCCAGTTGAAGCTGGTGCGTTCCATCTTTTACGGAGAACTGGAAGACCGCGATTTATCGGAACAGCACCTGCAAGTAGCCGCTCATCCCGACTTCAGGCCGTATTTCTCCTACATACTCGATCTCACCGGCGTGACAAAACTTAAAGTATCAAATGCAGCGGTGCGTGATTGCGCCACCAGTCCGAGCCTGTTTGATCGGGACGTGATTCGCGTCATGGTAGCGCCCGCCGGGGCGGTTTTTGGTATGTCACGGATGTATCAAGTGCTGGCCTCGGAGACCCGGCCCAATCTTGAGATCGTCCGCACCCTCGAAGAAGCTTATAAACTCGTGGAAACCCGCGGCAAGAGAGCGGCTGTTCACCGGGGCTAAAGCCCAATTTTATTTCATCCCTACCCCGGCCTAAAGGCCGGGGCTCCCACCGACGCCGCTTCGCTTCGCTCGCAGCGATCAAGCTGCTCTCTTAGATTAGCTATGTCATACTCACAAGCTCACTGCGCTCATCAAGGACATTTGCAAATGGCGCACAGCGGACGAGAAGCATTCAATGGTTGAGGGCGCCTACACTCCTCGGTGGATTGGCAGGTTGCCTCTGGCAATCCTGCCGCTGGGGGCTCTGGCGGTTGGCAATCGGTTGCCTGCCTGGGCATTCATGTGGGCTCTGGCGTTCGCCATCTACGCGGGGCTCAAGTGGGAGAGTTGGTGGAGAGCGCGGACGCAAATCCCTCATGCAGAAGCCTGGCGTTCTGCCGCATATCTCGTGGCGTGGCCGGGGATGGATGCGGAATCGTTCTTGCATGCAGGCCCGCCTGTTCCCTTGCCGGGATTGCTCGCCTGGATTGGAGCGGTTTCTGAGACTTTACTTGGTGTGATCTTGCTTTGGGTGGTGGCGCGGCGGATTCCTGAGGGCCAGCCACTGGTGCGCGGATGGGTGGGAATGGCCGGCCTTATCCTGCTTCTGCACTTTGGCGCTTTCAAGATTGCGGCCCTGTTCTGGCAGAGGCTCGGAGTTGATGCCAGGCCGATCATGGATGCGCCTCTGGGCTCGACGTCGCTGAGCGAGTTCTGGGGAAGACGGTGGAACCTCGGATTCCATCAAGTGGCCTACAACATGATCTTCGCTCCGCTCCACAAAAGATTGGGGGTTGGCGCCGCAGGTTTCCTGGTATTCGTCGTGTCGGGATTGGTTCACGATCTGGTGATCTCGCTGCCGGCGCGCGGTGGTTACGGCCTGCCTACAACGTACTTTGTTGTTCAAGGCGTGGGAGCAGCCCTGGAGCGGTCCGTCTTCGGCAAAAAGCTGGGCCTGCGGCGTGGTCTACGTGGGTGGTTGTTCACGGCAGCCTTTACTGCCGGACCCGCCTTCTGGCTTTTTCATCCTCCGTTTGTGCTGCGTGTCATACTTCCTTTTATGCAGGCGATCCACGCACTATGACGACATCATTCGCTGAGCGATTTTTTGACCTGGACCTGTGGCTGGCCGGCGCCGGACATTTCCTCATCTTATTTGCCAGCTTTCAGGTGCCCTACCAGCTCGGCTGGCGCGAGGACTTGAAGCAACTGATGCCTTTTAACCGCAAACTGCTTTGGGTACAGGGCGGGTTTACGGTGCTGACCATCCTCGCTTTCGGCACGCTCACCTTGACGCTGCATGCGGAGCTGCTGCGAGGCGACCGCGCGGCCCTGGGCCTGGCTTTATTTATCGGCACGTATTGGACGGTCCGCATCCTAGTGGACGCATTCTATTTTTCCCACGAGGACTGGCCCCGAGGGAGACGGTTTGCCCTTGGGCACGTTCTGCTGACTTCGTTATTTGTGGCGCTGGCGGTGAGCTACCTTGGATTGTTTCTATGGCATGTATGGGCGAGTGGAAAGTAATCGGCACGGATAGACAGGTTGCGGAAAAAGTTTTTTGAGCGCTCCACTTCGTTACGCGCTGGCCTTCAGCAGAGTGGGTTTTTTATATTCGCTTACCCAGCACTGGAAGTGCTGGGCTATAATGCGCCGCCCCTTTGGGGCTGTGAATGTTTTATCCCTCGCAAATCTGCGTCTATCGGTAGTGAGTTTTGTTTTTGGCTAAAAGCTAAGAGCGAAAAGCTTCTTCTTGGAGTTTGGAGCTGCGAGCTTGGAGCTGTTTTTTTTATTGAGTGCCGCTTTTGTCAACTTATCCTCTTGACTTCGCCTTTTATTCGCTTCATAATCCTGGCATGGCGCTTACTAAACGGCAACGGCAGGTTTACGACTACATTGCGGAGTTTGTGCAGAAGAAGGGGTACTCGCCTTCCTTTGAGGAAATCGGCGACGGTATGGGGCTGAGTTCGCTGGCCACCGTGCACAAGCACATCACCAACCTTGAAAAGAAAGGGCTGCTACGGCGCGACTACAACCGCAGCCGCTCGCTCGATATTCTCGCCCCCAAGGGAAAGCTCAAGCTGGCCATGCAGGCGGCGGCTTCGGCAGCGAATCTTTCTGTGGCCAAGGCCGCGGCGGCGAGCCTGGCGCTGCCGCTCGTCGGGCGCATTGCCGCCGGCAAGCCGGTGGAGACGCTGGAACATCAGGAGACCATCTCACTGCATGACGTCACGCGCTCGCGCGACGTTTTTGTGCTCGAAGTGCGGGGCGATTCCATGCAGGAAGAGCACATCGTAGACGGCGACTATGTACTGGTGGAGAAGATCAAGACTGCCAGGAACGGCGAGATCGTGGTCGCCCTGGTGAACGATAGCGAAACTACGCTGAAGCGCTTCTACCGCGAAGGCAACCGGGTACGGCTGCAGCCGGCCAACGCCCAGATGCAGCCGATCATGGTGGCGGCGGATGCGGTACAGATTCAGGGACGGGTGGTCGGGGTTTTGCGCAAATACTAGTTTTCACCGCGGAGGCGAGGAGACGCCGAGAAAAACAAAAACGCTTGCCACGGATGTGCGATTGTTTTCGAGCGAGAAGTGCAACGTAGACACCACCAGTCATGCACTGCGCACGTTATTCTCAGATTCTTCGCTGCTCTCAGAATGACAACCTCCAGGAACGATTACCGCGGCAGAAACCAAGAATTCTTCTAAGTGAAAAAATACCCAGCCTTGCGGCTGGGTATTTTCAGAAGTGAGGGTTTTTTCAAAAATTTGATTTTCGCGGCGGGGGTTTCGCGTTTTAGGTTTCGCGTCTCCAGCTTTCGCGTTTCGCGCTTTCCGTTTTTTTACGCTTCGGCTTTTACGGCCTGCGTGGCTTGA from Terriglobales bacterium includes:
- a CDS encoding Rieske 2Fe-2S domain-containing protein, giving the protein MSTESTPARTDWLYGFWYPALRSDQVRGDAMATAMLLGIPLVLGRKRTGEAFAMRDACPHRGIPLSYGHFDGEQVQCSYHGWCFEAKSGQCREIPSLTTDAKLKIDRIYASAFPCEEQDGFFWVYLPESVTSGTGGQTQLPPELPLVPRVPTFSEKYVLTHLAADLPCSVDHGIIGLMDPAHGPFVHQSWWWRSKHSIHEKQKHFEPIPNGFRMSAHAPSSNSAPYKLMRMAGVNAKPGDQTVTTIDFVLPNLRVESVRYGEGWFSTLTSVTPITATHCRIDVRAAWNIFRWATPLVLPIGRYFGKKFIRQDQLTMEQQAEGLKYNPNLMLIDDADRPAKWYFALKQALLDARRVGEPMKHPLSEPVVLKWRS
- a CDS encoding zinc ribbon domain-containing protein, whose product is MFCNACGSELDAEQKFCSKCGKTVGVAVTPSQRSKVRKHIHILAILWLVYSTFNLLRSIILLAVTHTILAQTTHWPYIPAGLQAILQPVLSALAIVSLIKSVAGIAAGIGLLQRSPWARMLTLVLGFISLINLPFGTALGIYTIWVLLSQNSSEEYQALTHETVTA
- a CDS encoding lytic transglycosylase domain-containing protein → MTKHRTAVLMTFTFLLLVTRPATAADGITLVRDAGGRVVYVNDSSSPTNTLNASTNAASGSISMDGRQVKYVYWSNTQHRWKAVPAPSLTGNRARSAAAEVLAATETATAASKSTSETQGETQPGETQPGSSATYLTTEKVNAAIEKAAAKHNVDPNLVRAVIKVESNFNPHAVSRKGAMGLMQIMPNTARSLKVNNPFDPTENIDAGVRHLKQLLDNFGGDVRLSLAAYNAGETAVHSHKGIPPFRETRNYVRQITEMYGNGFNFMGGPTRAPIRVTHDAAGHMAFSNVD
- a CDS encoding N-acetylmuramoyl-L-alanine amidase encodes the protein MMLQVTWPSATWTESPEAEQCGRKVNVNESQRTCLTGCAPIRLYSYRGFQRALLLCAVAAALVPCAQAKRTLTQKKQLAQAQFETAQKMREALNGQPERERTRRDYNRVTEAFRKVYSICPNFRQADESIVDTAELLAETGRAFHDPQASQDAIAQYQFLMQQYPGSAHNTAAMFTIGKIYQEDLEQNDKAKASFEEFLKHHPMHRLSDDARQALDDIAHPQLAAARNKKKPREAKKEAKAEQEVSAEAARSRETQNAKLKPVEAESHPDDNSRKGKLPLVTGIRHWSTPDYTRVAIDLEDEVKYEAGRIPSPDRVFFDLQDTKLAPELTGKSFEVDDGFLRKIRVAQYQRGVTRVVLEVDPVSEYSAFLLPNPYRLIIDIHGKPQSQVLTAKNTAPAKWTDAGDVETSAGKTVASTKPAVTATQQPAPPVANNTAKNSSAPKTGEQETKTAEQTPITVKPTAKPAVTPPPVVHTRNSNMIAALFPPTKPTVQRPPAQLSDLPQPEKKTAVTTTEKSAGKNSDVASNDPATSLAMGKSDEPVVKATSKPTTAPTFEEVVPRGERDGEATRSSQKEASADTTRSHKIDDEEAAPLNGKVEVSRSSHKKGKEEDDSDIVSHEAQPSSDGQRSLIRALGLKIGRIVVDAGHGGHDTGTVGPNGLQEKDLVLDVALRLGKLLQKKMGAEVVYTRSDDTFVPLETRTAIANQEQADLFISVHANSSHDPSARGVETYYLNFTSSTDALEVAARENAVSEKSIHELQDLVKKIALKEKIEESREFASDVQNAMYTGLSTKSSKMRNRGVKKAPFIVLIGANMPSILAEISFVSNPNDERKLQTPEYRQKIAESLYRGVSKYVGGLSGIKLALNRGNQGE
- a CDS encoding MBOAT family protein — encoded protein: MVEGAYTPRWIGRLPLAILPLGALAVGNRLPAWAFMWALAFAIYAGLKWESWWRARTQIPHAEAWRSAAYLVAWPGMDAESFLHAGPPVPLPGLLAWIGAVSETLLGVILLWVVARRIPEGQPLVRGWVGMAGLILLLHFGAFKIAALFWQRLGVDARPIMDAPLGSTSLSEFWGRRWNLGFHQVAYNMIFAPLHKRLGVGAAGFLVFVVSGLVHDLVISLPARGGYGLPTTYFVVQGVGAALERSVFGKKLGLRRGLRGWLFTAAFTAGPAFWLFHPPFVLRVILPFMQAIHAL
- the lexA gene encoding transcriptional repressor LexA; translated protein: MALTKRQRQVYDYIAEFVQKKGYSPSFEEIGDGMGLSSLATVHKHITNLEKKGLLRRDYNRSRSLDILAPKGKLKLAMQAAASAANLSVAKAAAASLALPLVGRIAAGKPVETLEHQETISLHDVTRSRDVFVLEVRGDSMQEEHIVDGDYVLVEKIKTARNGEIVVALVNDSETTLKRFYREGNRVRLQPANAQMQPIMVAADAVQIQGRVVGVLRKY